A region of Candidatus Neomarinimicrobiota bacterium DNA encodes the following proteins:
- a CDS encoding tyrosine recombinase XerC — protein sequence MEKNLLTELQEYFEYLEKEKGYSNHTISSYKNDLKVQFFGFLKETYTSEMPSLSDIDRSVIREFLGKEIGLKKSSRTVARRLASIKSFFKYLIIRGIVKNNPASYVKTPKLPKPLPNYVDQFNISALMDAPDCSSEKGLRDRAIMELFYSTGIRLNELIQLNLEHIQILTKNKFLVKVFGKGGKERLIPLGKTAKLSLDNYLKIRNLSFEIAMQTIPLFVSTEMKRISRRTVQNRISTYIKQVSAGSGIGPHTLRHTFATHLLDNGADIRSIKDLLGHSSLSTTQVYTHLKPETLKKIYEQAHPHGGK from the coding sequence ATGGAAAAGAATTTATTAACTGAATTACAGGAATATTTTGAATATCTGGAAAAAGAAAAAGGATATTCGAATCATACTATTTCATCATATAAAAATGATTTGAAAGTGCAATTCTTTGGATTCCTGAAGGAAACCTATACTAGCGAAATGCCAAGTCTTTCTGATATCGATAGATCGGTCATTCGGGAATTTCTAGGAAAGGAAATTGGGTTGAAAAAATCCAGCAGAACGGTTGCACGCCGCCTTGCGTCTATCAAATCTTTTTTCAAATATCTCATTATTCGAGGAATAGTCAAAAATAATCCGGCATCGTATGTGAAGACACCAAAGCTTCCCAAGCCGCTCCCCAATTATGTTGATCAATTCAATATATCTGCATTAATGGATGCTCCGGATTGCTCTTCTGAAAAAGGGCTACGAGATCGCGCAATTATGGAACTCTTTTACAGTACGGGAATTCGATTGAATGAACTTATTCAATTGAATCTTGAACACATTCAGATTTTAACCAAAAATAAATTCCTCGTAAAAGTTTTTGGAAAAGGTGGGAAAGAACGGTTGATTCCATTAGGAAAAACTGCGAAATTGTCTCTTGATAATTACCTAAAAATACGAAATTTGTCTTTTGAAATAGCAATGCAAACTATCCCATTATTTGTAAGTACAGAAATGAAACGAATTTCGAGAAGAACTGTGCAGAACCGAATCTCAACTTATATTAAACAGGTATCCGCAGGATCAGGAATTGGTCCACATACTTTACGTCATACATTCGCAACTCATTTGTTAGATAATGGTGCAGACATACGGTCCATCAAAGATTTATTGGGGCATAGTAGCCTTTCAACAACACAGGTTTACACACATTTAAAACCGGAAACATTGAAAAAAATATATGAACAAGCACATCCACATGGTGGTAAATAG